One genomic segment of Ricinus communis isolate WT05 ecotype wild-type chromosome 5, ASM1957865v1, whole genome shotgun sequence includes these proteins:
- the LOC8288848 gene encoding probable lysophospholipase BODYGUARD 3, with translation MGVMGKTRMVLTLTSRGIHEALSFIVFSFLDLLDCILCFAYKVADFLIEAEWKPCYCTSAKEAITSSGKILVSEKGESKIVCLSSSKLELEEISDTLYARPSLLSEVSKSTVNELKRIKVEKTLVQSCGKFKKGTVRSTFTVNSTIVEMLQGKIGGQQSHPVPRWSDCDCKQCTSWTTCGKETLFVKAQGPKGKTKEDVLFIHGFISSSAFWTETLFPNFSDTAKSSYRFFAVDLLGFGRSPKPTDSLYTLREHLDMIERSVLEPYKVKSFHIVAHSLGCILALALAVKHPGSVKSLTLLAPPYYPVPKGVQPTQYVMRRVAPRRVWPPIAFGASLACWYEHITRTICLVLCKNHRLWEFLTKLVTRNRIRTFLLEGFFCHTHNAAWHTLHNIICGTGSKLDGYLDAVRERLKCDVSIFHGQNDELIPVECSYSVQKKVPRARVKVIEKKDHITIVVGRQKAFARELEEIWSRSSG, from the exons ATGGGTGTAATGGGCAAAACAAGAATGGTCTTAACATTAACAAGCAGAGGCATACATGAGGCCTTGAGCTTCattgtcttttctttccttgatCTTCTCGATTGCATTCTATGCTTTGCATACAAAGTCGCGGATTTCTTGATTGAAGCAGAATGGAAACCTTGTTATTGTACTTCAGCTAAAGAAGCCATCACTAGCAGTGGTAAGATCTTGGTCTCTGAGAAAGGTGAATCCAAGATTGTTTGTCTCAGTTCTAGCAAGTTAGAACTAGAGGAAATCTCAGATACTCTGTATGCCCGCCCTTCACTGCTTTCTGAGGTTTCAAAATCAACTGTTAATGAGCTTAAAAGAATCAAGGTTGAGAAGACGCTTGTGCAGTCTTGCGGGAAGTTCAAGAAAGGAACGGTGAGATCCACATTCACTGTTAACTCGACCATTGTTGAAATGCTTCAAGGAAAGATTGGTGGCCAGCAGTCGCATCCTGTTCCAAGATGGTCTGATTGTGATTGTAAACAATGCACTTCTTGGACCACTTGTGGGAAAGAAACTCTCTTTGTTAAAGCTCAGGGTCCAAAAG GTAAGACAAAAGAAGATGTCCTCTTTATTCATGGATTCATCTCATCATCAGCATTTTGGACGGAAACTTTATTTCCTAACTTCTCAGATACTGCTAAATCAAGCTACAGATTTTTTGCGGTGGATTTGTTAGGGTTCGGGAGAAGTCCTAAGCCAACAGACTCTCTTTACACACTTAGAGAACACTTGGACATGATTGAAAGATCTGTTCTTGAACCTTATAAAGTTAAATCCTTCCACATTGTAGCTCATTCTTTAGGTTGCATTTTGGCCTTAGCACTTGCCGTGAAACATCCTGGATCCGTCAAGTCACTCACTCTCCTTGCACCT CCATATTATCCCGTGCCAAAGGGAGTACAACCAACACAATACGTAATGAGAAGGGTAGCTCCAAGACGCGTGTGGCCACCAATTGCATTTGGAGCGTCCCTTGCTTGTTGGTATGAGCACATAACCAGAACGATTTGCTTGGTTTTGTGCAAGAATCATAGATTGTGGGAATTTCTTACCAAACTTGTCACAAGAAACAG GATCAGGACATTCTTGCTTGAAGGGTTCTTTTGCCATACTCACAATGCAGCATGGCATACCCTACACAACATTATTTGTGGCACCGGCAGCAAGCTTGACGGGTACCTGGACGCCGTCCGCGAGCGCCTAAAATGTGACGTCAGTATCTTCCATGGACAAAATGATGAGCTGATTCCAGTTGAATGCAGCTACAGTGTTCAGAAAAAAGTTCCACGTGCTCGTGTTAAGGTGATAGAGAAAAAAGACCATATAACTATTGTCGTCGGGAGGCAAAAGGCCTTCGCTAGGGAACTGGAGGAGATTTGGAGTAGATCAAGTGGCTAG